One segment of Terriglobia bacterium DNA contains the following:
- a CDS encoding acetyl-CoA C-acetyltransferase, translating to MEDVVIISGVRTPIGKFQGSLEPLSAPQLGAIAVREAVKRAKVDPPQVDECIMGLVVAAGLGQNPARQAALGGGLANTVGAMTINKVCGSGLKAVALATQAIQTGNAEIVVAGGMESMTNAPYLLPQARKGYRLGNSQIIDSVVNDGLWDIYNNYHMGMTGENVAQKYGVTREQQDEYAVSSHQKAVQAWKECRFKSQIVPVELPARKKGEAPVLFDKDEGPREDTTAAALGNLKPVFKKDGTVTAGNASTMNDGAAGVVVTSASRAKQLGAQPMVRVVAQATSGTAPEWVMMAPVDGIRKIWAKTGWKPEDVDLYEINEAFAVQSVAVIKELGIDPARVNVNGGAVALGHPIGASGTRVLVTLIYELIRRNGKRGIAALCLGGGNSVAMAVERV from the coding sequence ATGGAAGATGTTGTCATTATCAGCGGCGTGCGTACGCCCATAGGAAAATTTCAAGGATCGCTGGAGCCGCTGTCCGCTCCGCAGCTGGGCGCCATCGCTGTGCGCGAGGCGGTAAAGCGGGCCAAGGTCGATCCGCCGCAGGTGGACGAATGCATTATGGGATTGGTGGTGGCTGCCGGCCTGGGACAGAATCCCGCGCGGCAGGCGGCGCTAGGCGGCGGACTGGCCAATACCGTGGGCGCAATGACCATTAACAAAGTCTGCGGCTCAGGATTAAAAGCCGTAGCGCTGGCGACGCAGGCCATCCAGACCGGGAACGCTGAGATCGTGGTGGCGGGCGGCATGGAATCCATGACGAACGCACCATATCTCCTGCCGCAGGCGCGCAAAGGGTATAGGCTGGGAAATTCGCAGATCATCGATTCCGTTGTCAATGACGGCCTGTGGGACATTTACAACAACTACCACATGGGGATGACGGGCGAGAACGTGGCGCAGAAATATGGCGTCACGCGCGAACAGCAGGACGAATACGCCGTGAGTTCGCACCAGAAGGCAGTACAGGCTTGGAAGGAATGCCGCTTCAAGAGCCAGATCGTCCCAGTGGAGTTGCCGGCAAGGAAGAAAGGTGAAGCGCCTGTGCTGTTTGATAAAGATGAAGGCCCGAGGGAGGACACGACAGCAGCGGCGTTGGGCAACCTGAAGCCTGTATTCAAGAAAGATGGCACGGTCACGGCGGGCAACGCGTCCACGATGAATGACGGTGCGGCGGGTGTGGTGGTGACGTCAGCTTCACGGGCGAAGCAACTGGGCGCGCAGCCCATGGTTCGTGTGGTGGCGCAAGCGACGAGCGGCACAGCTCCCGAATGGGTGATGATGGCGCCGGTGGATGGCATCCGGAAAATCTGGGCCAAGACGGGATGGAAGCCTGAAGACGTCGATCTGTACGAGATCAATGAAGCGTTCGCGGTGCAGTCTGTGGCTGTGATTAAAGAGCTGGGTATCGATCCGGCGCGGGTCAACGTGAATGGCGGCGCTGTGGCGCTGGGACATCCGATTGGCGCCAGCGGAACGCGAGTGCTGGTGACGCTGATCTATGAGTTGATTCGCCGGAACGGGAAGCGCGGGATCGCGGCGCTATGCCTGGGCGGCGGGAATTCAGTGGCGATGGCGGTGGAAAGAGTTTAA
- a CDS encoding DinB family protein — translation MSAQMTPDQAKFLLALTLPFIKTEHETTKRVIEAIPLDKGDYRPEPVAKSALELAWHIVAAEHRFLGGISTGKFDFTPNNRPDSINNSAKIAAWFDESFKANLKQIEGLSGEQLAKSIDFRGMLQMPAVSFLQLSQNHTIHHRGQLSTYLRPMGGKVPSIYGESYDAAQARAAREGKAS, via the coding sequence ATGTCTGCACAGATGACTCCCGATCAAGCCAAATTTTTGCTCGCACTCACATTGCCCTTCATCAAGACAGAACACGAAACCACCAAGCGGGTGATTGAAGCCATACCGCTAGATAAAGGCGATTATCGTCCGGAGCCGGTGGCCAAGAGCGCGCTGGAGTTGGCATGGCATATTGTTGCGGCGGAACATCGCTTTCTGGGCGGCATATCCACGGGGAAATTTGATTTCACGCCTAACAATCGTCCGGATTCCATCAACAACTCCGCCAAGATTGCCGCGTGGTTTGATGAGTCATTCAAGGCCAATTTGAAGCAGATTGAAGGCCTGAGCGGGGAGCAATTAGCCAAATCTATTGATTTTCGCGGCATGCTTCAGATGCCGGCGGTCAGTTTCCTGCAGCTCTCACAGAACCACACCATCCACCATCGCGGACAGCTTTCTACCTACCTGAGGCCCATGGGCGGAAAGGTTCCGTCAATTTACGGCGAGAGCTATGACGCGGCGCAGGCACGCGCAGCCAGGGAAGGGAAAGCAAGCTAG
- a CDS encoding YifB family Mg chelatase-like AAA ATPase codes for MLFKTQSAAVYGIDANIIEVEVDVSPSRDPKENFQTVGLPDTAVKESRQRITAALRNCGYEVPLTKITINLAPADIKKEGSGFDLPMAMGILGAYGGLIKKELTEYVMVGELSLDGGIRGVRGALPIAIAARAKKIANLIVPEVNAREAAVVSGVNVYPVKSLIDVVNLLNTGNGISPLQVDTSQMLVEADQFGAPDFKEVRGQFTAKRALEIACAGGHNILMIGPPGSGKTMLAKRVSSILPPLTFEEALETTKIHSVAGVLDAASGLVSVRPFRSPHHTISDAGLIGGGIIPRPGEVSLSHNGVLFLDELPEFPRNVLEVMRQPLEDGNVTIARASMSLTFPARFMLAAAMNPCPCGYHGSGQRDCPCTQPMIQRYVSKISGPLMDRIDIHIDVPAVNYKELRGSDNKAESSAQIRERVVRAREVQLNRFAAAGERNYSNAQMTSRQIRAYCDLGTDSERMLERAMQQQGLSARAHDRILKVARTIADMEGSPQIESKHIAEAIQYRTLDRTYWA; via the coding sequence ATGCTCTTCAAGACCCAGAGTGCCGCAGTTTATGGCATCGACGCCAATATCATTGAAGTTGAAGTCGATGTCAGCCCGTCGCGCGATCCTAAAGAGAATTTCCAGACCGTAGGACTGCCCGACACAGCGGTGAAGGAGAGCCGGCAGCGAATCACCGCCGCGCTACGAAATTGCGGGTACGAAGTGCCGCTCACCAAGATCACCATCAACCTTGCGCCGGCGGACATCAAGAAAGAAGGCTCAGGCTTTGACCTGCCAATGGCGATGGGAATCCTGGGCGCGTACGGCGGCCTGATCAAGAAAGAGCTTACCGAATACGTAATGGTGGGCGAACTATCACTCGATGGCGGCATTCGCGGCGTGCGCGGCGCTTTGCCGATTGCCATTGCCGCCCGCGCCAAGAAGATTGCCAACCTGATTGTGCCGGAAGTAAATGCGCGTGAAGCGGCGGTGGTGAGCGGCGTGAATGTTTATCCGGTAAAGTCGCTCATCGATGTGGTGAATCTGCTGAACACCGGAAACGGAATCTCTCCGCTGCAGGTAGATACGTCACAAATGCTGGTTGAGGCCGACCAGTTCGGCGCGCCGGACTTCAAGGAAGTACGTGGACAGTTTACGGCCAAGCGCGCGCTGGAAATCGCCTGCGCCGGCGGGCACAACATTTTGATGATCGGGCCTCCGGGTTCCGGCAAGACCATGCTCGCCAAGCGCGTCTCCAGCATTCTTCCGCCGCTCACGTTTGAAGAAGCGCTGGAGACCACCAAGATCCACAGCGTTGCCGGCGTGCTGGATGCCGCTTCAGGGCTGGTCAGCGTGCGGCCCTTCCGGTCGCCTCACCATACAATTTCCGACGCTGGGCTAATCGGCGGCGGAATCATTCCTCGTCCTGGCGAAGTTTCGCTTTCGCATAATGGCGTGCTTTTTCTGGACGAACTGCCGGAGTTTCCGCGCAACGTGCTGGAAGTAATGCGGCAGCCGCTGGAAGACGGCAACGTGACGATTGCGCGCGCTTCGATGTCACTGACTTTTCCGGCGCGATTCATGCTGGCTGCGGCCATGAATCCGTGCCCTTGCGGCTACCATGGCTCGGGACAGAGAGATTGTCCCTGTACGCAGCCGATGATCCAGCGTTACGTCTCCAAGATTTCCGGGCCGCTGATGGACCGCATTGATATTCACATTGACGTTCCGGCAGTAAATTACAAAGAACTGCGCGGATCTGACAACAAGGCGGAAAGCTCCGCGCAGATTCGCGAGCGCGTGGTGCGGGCGCGTGAGGTCCAGCTCAATCGCTTTGCCGCCGCCGGCGAGCGCAATTATTCCAACGCGCAAATGACCTCACGCCAGATCCGTGCCTATTGCGATCTGGGTACGGACAGCGAACGCATGCTTGAACGCGCCATGCAGCAGCAGGGGCTCAGCGCCAGGGCGCATGACCGGATATTGAAGGTCGCGCGGACCATTGCCGATATGGAAGGCAGCCCGCAGATTGAGAGCAAGCACATCGCTGAGGCAATCCAATACAGGACGCTGGACAGGACGTATTGGGCTTAA
- a CDS encoding sterol desaturase family protein, with protein MDVVYFMSTHLPLQILSFLVLLPATQATKYLGVPALQHLIAGVPWLVQFFLAVVVADISEYCVHFALHKVPFLWRFHAVHHSSKALDWIAGSRSHFVDDTLVRGFILIPMMLGFSQSIIFAYLIFVTLHATWTHCNFGPNAIWLEKFLVMPRYHHWHHTSQKEGIDKNFAIHFPWIDKLFGTYYYPDEWPQQYGLDGEEIAPGFLGQTIEPFIPRKKTS; from the coding sequence TTGGACGTGGTTTATTTCATGTCCACGCATCTGCCGCTGCAAATTTTATCTTTCCTGGTCTTGTTGCCCGCCACCCAGGCCACTAAGTACCTGGGCGTTCCCGCGCTTCAACACTTAATTGCTGGAGTACCCTGGTTGGTGCAATTTTTCCTGGCCGTTGTGGTTGCTGACATTTCGGAATATTGTGTTCATTTTGCATTGCACAAGGTGCCTTTTCTATGGCGCTTCCATGCCGTTCACCATTCTTCAAAAGCGCTGGATTGGATCGCCGGCTCACGCTCCCACTTTGTGGACGACACGCTGGTACGCGGCTTTATTCTTATTCCCATGATGCTTGGGTTTTCACAGTCGATCATCTTTGCGTATCTGATTTTTGTCACCCTGCACGCTACCTGGACCCATTGCAACTTCGGCCCGAATGCCATATGGCTGGAAAAATTTCTGGTTATGCCCAGATATCATCACTGGCACCATACTTCCCAAAAAGAGGGCATTGATAAGAACTTTGCCATTCATTTTCCGTGGATCGATAAGCTTTTTGGAACTTACTATTACCCTGATGAATGGCCGCAGCAGTACGGCCTGGACGGCGAGGAAATCGCGCCCGGTTTTCTTGGGCAAACGATTGAACCATTTATCCCGAGAAAAAAGACGTCTTAG
- a CDS encoding PilZ domain-containing protein, producing MTRYLEPRVDISLDVKVWGMDLYGKPFVQHARTVNASSVGARLIGIDCVREGEVISLQHENQKARCKVVWVGRDAAKSRQIGIQVVEPDKKLFGAKLKSPAIQTTQSASSFTGFAGAPPAPQQARRPMPEPTGTRRAQQRFHCTGGIEMRRNEGAPPVFGNLSDLSLTGCYVETVSTLPVGSEILFMLRVRESVVRGRAQVKTSHHAVGLGLVFTQIGREDQAKLEYILSVLSGSLDLSTDDPRKLAPEDPLPTFRPPSINTVQPTSRGGSSKMSSQMSTQVTRTIEELNHLEQGLVIDKVDPRIIAQFHDAVEHLRQTAWSVVQWVDLNSKGGDPFEVLPQLEAERMHMLRKLAHNVTADLDSGSVTRFTEGISNIYEEVQALYRGLRKIVIDGPEDK from the coding sequence ATGACGCGGTATCTTGAGCCTCGCGTTGACATCAGCCTCGACGTAAAAGTGTGGGGCATGGACCTCTACGGCAAACCGTTTGTGCAGCATGCTCGCACGGTCAATGCCAGCTCCGTGGGCGCGCGGCTCATCGGGATTGACTGCGTACGCGAAGGCGAAGTCATCTCCCTGCAGCATGAAAACCAAAAAGCGCGTTGCAAAGTAGTCTGGGTTGGACGTGACGCGGCCAAGTCAAGGCAGATCGGTATTCAGGTAGTTGAGCCCGACAAAAAACTCTTTGGAGCAAAACTGAAGTCGCCGGCCATACAGACAACGCAGTCTGCTTCCAGCTTTACTGGGTTTGCCGGCGCGCCCCCAGCACCGCAACAGGCAAGGAGACCTATGCCAGAACCCACAGGAACCAGAAGGGCCCAGCAGCGTTTCCACTGCACCGGCGGCATTGAGATGCGCCGCAATGAAGGTGCGCCTCCGGTCTTCGGCAATTTAAGTGACCTGAGCCTGACCGGCTGCTACGTTGAAACGGTATCAACGCTTCCCGTTGGCAGTGAAATTCTTTTTATGCTGCGCGTCCGTGAGAGCGTTGTGCGAGGCCGTGCCCAGGTCAAAACTTCACACCATGCCGTGGGGCTGGGTCTGGTGTTTACCCAGATCGGCAGAGAAGACCAGGCCAAGCTTGAATATATCTTGAGCGTGCTTTCCGGGTCGCTTGACTTGAGCACGGACGATCCACGAAAGCTCGCGCCTGAAGATCCGCTACCCACTTTTCGGCCCCCTTCCATCAATACTGTTCAACCAACTTCACGTGGAGGTTCCAGCAAAATGTCCAGCCAGATGTCTACTCAAGTTACCCGCACGATTGAAGAACTCAATCATCTGGAACAGGGACTTGTAATTGACAAAGTGGACCCACGCATCATCGCCCAGTTTCACGACGCGGTGGAACATCTCCGGCAGACCGCGTGGTCCGTGGTGCAGTGGGTGGACCTGAACTCCAAAGGCGGCGACCCTTTTGAAGTCCTGCCCCAGCTTGAGGCCGAACGCATGCACATGCTGCGCAAGCTGGCCCACAACGTCACAGCCGATCTGGACTCCGGCAGCGTCACGCGCTTCACAGAAGGCATTTCGAATATTTATGAAGAAGTGCAGGCGCTCTACCGCGGGCTAAGAAAAATTGTGATCGACGGGCCGGAAGACAAGTAA
- a CDS encoding alpha/beta hydrolase, with product MRRLLFLLLSCSTFVFAQVPSDIEILDRAVTLDSINLHASVTKPKGPGRYPAVLVISGLGCYPLPSPDHDEPFNRFRYGLSQRGFVTMWVEKNGEGSSQGPACDSAQSDLQFAASRSIAGLKALSTYDFVDRDNIFIFAHSIGPLEGVLVAEKFPVRAFIASETIGKSWYEYQLENARRQLLLLGRPYDAVEKAARTMARCQYHFFIEKQTPEQVVKNDPDCKDSVQTFGASASYLQQIADLDLAMEWKKVDVPVLVTWGTSDALTSAEEGRYLTEMINSFHPHRATYEEFKDMGHGLDLWPSQKAFFESLGKKQDAPFDTEFLRKVAEWLKQNLGPRHALPTPGESVGHPAR from the coding sequence ATGAGGCGATTGCTATTCCTTCTGCTCTCCTGCTCTACATTTGTTTTTGCTCAAGTTCCTTCCGATATTGAAATTCTTGATCGAGCTGTCACGCTTGACAGCATCAACCTGCATGCCAGTGTCACCAAACCCAAGGGGCCGGGACGTTATCCGGCCGTGCTGGTAATCTCCGGCCTCGGATGCTATCCGCTGCCGAGTCCGGACCACGACGAGCCGTTCAATCGGTTCCGCTACGGACTCTCACAGCGCGGCTTTGTGACTATGTGGGTGGAGAAAAACGGAGAAGGATCGAGTCAAGGTCCGGCGTGCGACAGCGCGCAATCCGATCTTCAATTCGCCGCGAGCCGCTCCATTGCCGGATTGAAGGCGCTGTCCACCTACGATTTTGTTGATAGGGACAACATCTTCATTTTTGCTCACAGTATCGGTCCGCTGGAGGGCGTCCTGGTGGCGGAAAAGTTTCCGGTCCGGGCATTTATCGCTTCTGAAACCATCGGCAAGAGCTGGTACGAATATCAACTGGAAAACGCACGCCGCCAACTGCTGCTGCTGGGCCGCCCTTACGACGCAGTGGAAAAAGCTGCCCGCACAATGGCGCGCTGCCAATATCATTTTTTTATAGAAAAGCAGACTCCGGAGCAGGTGGTCAAAAATGATCCGGACTGCAAGGACTCAGTGCAAACTTTCGGCGCCTCTGCCAGTTACCTGCAGCAGATTGCCGATCTGGATCTGGCGATGGAGTGGAAGAAAGTTGATGTTCCCGTTCTGGTAACCTGGGGAACCTCGGACGCATTAACGTCGGCTGAAGAAGGCCGCTACTTGACGGAAATGATCAACAGTTTTCACCCGCATCGGGCGACGTATGAGGAATTCAAAGATATGGGACACGGGCTGGACCTCTGGCCTTCACAGAAAGCGTTTTTCGAGTCACTGGGAAAGAAACAGGATGCGCCGTTTGATACGGAATTTTTGCGGAAGGTAGCGGAGTGGCTGAAACAAAATCTTGGGCCACGCCACGCTTTGCCAACACCGGGTGAAAGCGTGGGCCACCCGGCCCGCTGA
- a CDS encoding amidohydrolase family protein: MKRFSLFFVLVIFVVTVAFLPAFAQTPAPTPTPKTVYIRAGHLFDGTGDKTRENMVIVVVGERIQKVSPAAEVSIPAGVTVIDLSHATVLPGLIDCHTHLGARADRYDEIYNFKNTPFQSAFAATVNARKTLEAGFTSVRDVGSLPFLAVDLRNSINEGLIPGPRIVASGPGISITGGHGDLNNFSPQTRVSMFPQERDFQIADGVDQIRHVVRAQVKYGVDVIKILATGGVLSKGDSPGAPQFTPEELKAAADEAHMAGRKIAAHAHGTQGIKNAILAGIDSIEHASLIDDEGIRLAKEHGVYLVMDIYNDDYILGKAIEFGLPKENVEKEKMVGRLQRENFERAVKGGAKMAFGTDAGVYPHGDNAKQFFYMVKFGMTPAQAIRAATSSAADLIGRAKDVGTLESGKFADVIAVIDDPLQNVRALENVGFVMKGGVVVKDQITGKR, from the coding sequence ATGAAACGTTTTTCTCTCTTCTTTGTGTTGGTGATCTTTGTAGTGACGGTCGCATTTCTGCCTGCATTCGCGCAGACACCAGCGCCAACACCCACGCCAAAGACTGTTTACATTCGCGCAGGACATCTCTTTGACGGCACGGGAGACAAGACGCGCGAGAACATGGTCATCGTGGTCGTGGGCGAACGCATTCAAAAAGTGTCGCCGGCCGCGGAGGTTTCAATTCCTGCAGGCGTGACCGTGATCGATCTTTCACACGCCACCGTGCTTCCCGGATTGATCGATTGCCACACGCACCTTGGTGCGCGGGCTGATCGCTACGATGAAATCTATAACTTTAAGAACACGCCGTTCCAAAGCGCCTTTGCCGCCACAGTGAATGCGCGCAAAACGCTGGAAGCGGGCTTTACCAGCGTTCGGGATGTTGGCTCGCTGCCGTTTCTGGCCGTTGACCTCCGCAACTCAATCAATGAAGGGTTGATTCCGGGGCCGCGCATCGTGGCCAGTGGGCCGGGCATTTCGATTACCGGCGGACACGGCGACCTGAACAATTTTTCTCCGCAAACGCGCGTCAGCATGTTCCCTCAAGAGCGCGACTTCCAGATTGCCGATGGCGTTGACCAGATCCGCCACGTGGTCCGCGCACAGGTGAAATACGGCGTGGACGTGATCAAGATACTCGCCACCGGCGGCGTGCTTTCCAAGGGAGACAGTCCGGGCGCTCCGCAATTTACTCCGGAAGAGCTGAAGGCCGCGGCTGATGAAGCGCACATGGCAGGACGCAAAATCGCAGCGCATGCGCACGGCACGCAGGGAATCAAGAACGCGATACTTGCCGGCATTGATTCAATCGAGCATGCAAGCTTGATTGACGATGAAGGCATTCGCCTGGCCAAGGAGCATGGCGTTTACCTGGTAATGGATATTTACAACGACGATTACATCCTGGGCAAGGCGATTGAGTTCGGGCTGCCGAAAGAAAACGTCGAGAAAGAGAAAATGGTTGGGCGGCTGCAACGCGAGAATTTTGAGCGCGCGGTAAAGGGCGGCGCGAAGATGGCGTTCGGTACAGATGCGGGCGTTTATCCGCATGGCGACAACGCAAAGCAATTCTTCTATATGGTGAAATTCGGGATGACTCCGGCGCAAGCCATACGCGCCGCGACCAGCAGCGCGGCTGACCTGATCGGGCGCGCCAAGGACGTGGGCACTCTTGAATCGGGCAAATTCGCCGACGTGATCGCCGTAATCGACGATCCTTTGCAAAATGTGCGTGCGCTGGAGAACGTCGGCTTTGTGATGAAAGGCGGCGTCGTGGTGAAGGACCAGATCACGGGAAAACGATAG
- a CDS encoding S9 family peptidase: MAGQTDQQANQKKDLAASVARMARVGSANSPSFSPDGKWVSFISNMSGTPQVWVVPAEGGYPRMIISGDDPVVEAEWSPASDWIAIAIAPGGGLNTQVHVIKPDGTGMRLLTKGGEDNNALDAWTEDGKQIAIDSSRDDPASRDSFMIDLATGNARLVAKNPGVGDISSISRDGKRALLSRLRSRGDNNLYLLDLASGKDTLVTKHDGVALFSGEIAPDGGAAYIATNKDRDLMAFGRIKLAADGTPGDIEILASRPDGELDGMRLNEQGTMAALLWNVKGKNELSLYDIAQNKNTPVRQLPGELVGGLSFSKEGSKLAMNIGGAAQPTDIWIMDVKTQQFRQLTFSPHAGIDLAALVRPELMTFKSFDGLELSGWLYKPTKQNGPGPYVISFHGGPEGQERAPFRGDYQALLTQGIGVFAPNVRGSAGFGKKFVNLDNGELRVNGVKDIKACVDYLVNNHLADAKRIGITGGSYGGYMTMAGLTEYPDLFAAGVDLFGIVNFMTFFQHTQPWMAAISKVEYGDPDTQKEMLDKLSPIYKLDRIKAATMVQHGANDTNVPVIEAEQIVKTLKARGVPVEYILFPDEGHGWRKVPNRIKSTVEMVRFFSEHLGESPRTPASP, from the coding sequence ATGGCCGGTCAAACCGACCAGCAAGCGAATCAGAAAAAAGACCTCGCCGCGTCCGTGGCGCGGATGGCGCGTGTGGGCAGCGCCAATTCGCCGAGCTTTTCACCCGATGGAAAGTGGGTGAGCTTCATCTCCAACATGAGCGGGACGCCGCAGGTGTGGGTAGTGCCAGCGGAGGGCGGATATCCCAGAATGATCATCAGCGGCGATGATCCAGTGGTGGAAGCCGAGTGGTCTCCGGCGAGCGACTGGATCGCCATTGCGATTGCCCCGGGTGGCGGCCTGAACACCCAGGTTCACGTAATCAAGCCGGACGGAACCGGCATGAGGCTGCTGACCAAAGGTGGAGAAGACAACAACGCGCTGGACGCGTGGACGGAAGACGGCAAGCAGATTGCGATTGATTCCAGCCGTGATGATCCCGCATCGCGCGACAGCTTCATGATCGATCTGGCGACCGGCAACGCCAGGCTGGTGGCAAAAAATCCGGGAGTGGGAGACATTTCAAGCATCTCACGCGACGGTAAACGCGCGCTGCTGAGCCGGCTGCGCAGCCGTGGCGACAACAATCTTTATCTGCTCGATCTGGCCTCTGGCAAGGACACGCTCGTTACCAAACATGACGGCGTGGCTCTCTTCTCCGGCGAGATAGCTCCGGACGGCGGCGCGGCTTACATCGCCACGAACAAAGATCGCGACCTGATGGCCTTTGGGCGAATCAAACTGGCCGCAGACGGTACGCCTGGAGATATTGAGATTCTGGCATCGCGTCCTGATGGTGAACTTGACGGTATGCGATTGAATGAGCAGGGCACCATGGCCGCGTTGTTGTGGAATGTGAAGGGCAAAAACGAGCTTTCACTTTACGACATAGCACAGAACAAGAACACGCCTGTGCGGCAACTGCCCGGAGAGTTGGTGGGCGGACTTTCTTTTTCAAAAGAGGGCTCAAAGCTGGCGATGAATATTGGCGGGGCTGCCCAGCCTACAGACATTTGGATCATGGATGTGAAGACACAACAGTTCCGCCAGCTTACGTTCAGTCCACATGCTGGAATTGACCTGGCAGCGCTGGTGAGACCGGAGCTGATGACATTCAAGTCATTTGATGGGCTGGAGCTGAGCGGGTGGCTGTACAAACCAACAAAACAGAATGGGCCCGGACCCTACGTGATCAGCTTCCATGGCGGACCGGAAGGTCAGGAGCGGGCGCCGTTTCGTGGCGACTATCAGGCATTGCTGACGCAGGGTATTGGCGTCTTCGCGCCGAACGTGCGGGGATCGGCGGGCTTTGGCAAGAAGTTTGTGAACCTGGATAACGGCGAACTTCGCGTGAACGGCGTGAAAGACATCAAGGCCTGCGTTGATTACCTGGTAAACAATCATCTGGCCGATGCTAAACGCATTGGTATCACCGGCGGCTCTTATGGCGGTTACATGACGATGGCCGGGCTTACGGAATACCCTGATCTGTTTGCCGCAGGCGTAGATCTGTTCGGGATCGTGAACTTCATGACGTTTTTCCAGCACACGCAGCCATGGATGGCGGCGATTTCCAAGGTTGAATATGGAGATCCTGATACGCAAAAAGAGATGCTGGACAAGCTGTCACCAATTTACAAGCTTGACCGCATCAAGGCTGCGACAATGGTGCAGCACGGCGCGAATGACACCAACGTGCCGGTAATTGAAGCGGAACAGATTGTGAAGACACTGAAAGCCCGCGGCGTGCCGGTGGAGTACATCCTGTTTCCCGACGAAGGCCACGGCTGGCGCAAGGTCCCCAACCGCATTAAGTCAACGGTGGAGATGGTACGATTTTTCAGTGAGCACCTGGGAGAATCGCCGCGAACGCCAGCATCGCCGTGA